A genomic stretch from Seriola aureovittata isolate HTS-2021-v1 ecotype China chromosome 13, ASM2101889v1, whole genome shotgun sequence includes:
- the cpxm1a gene encoding probable carboxypeptidase X1 encodes MEKSLCMLAAVIFLGVFLGAAGALIDDATAQRYSLFNNTATTGTVNNSVTVEDQSRDRATPTTAETKLSTTAGTGKQLETQNTNKDSEEVNNNSKEEEEKRDASKTEDKKTQLDCPPLGLESLRVDDSQIQASSYQRMGLGAHRGRLNIQSGIEDGDMYDGAWCADYKDRHQWLEVDAIHLTRFTGVILQGRNSIWSWDWVQTYKVQLSNDSVNWQSCMNGTVEAIFEGNQNPETPVLGLLPVPTVARFIRINPQTWYPNGTICLRAEILGCRVDDPSDIYASERDPGSKDALDFRHHNYKEMRKLMKSVTEECPDITHIYTIGKSYMGFKLYVMEISDNPGKHELGEPEFRYVAGMHGNEALGRELVLNLMQYLCREYKKGNQRVVRLVTETRIHLLPSMNPDGYEAAYEKGSELAGWAEGRYSFEGIDMNHNFPDLNNIMWDAQEKAEDPSKVPNHYIPIPEYYTKEDATVAPETRAVISWMQDIPFVLSANLHGGELVVTYPFDCTRDWAPQEDTPTADDAFFRWLAAVYASTNLVMANPDRRICHYEDFQSHNNIINGGAWHTVPGSMNDFSYLHTNCFEVTVELSCDKFPHASELPIEWENNKESLLVYMEQVHRGIKGVVRDKLTKQGIADAIIKVEDHNHDIRSAADGDYWRLLNPGEYKVVVWAVGYFPSMRRCHVGSEPHPTVCDFTLTKTPIQRLKDIRAKGGKIPQDLQLRLRALRLRKLRASTKAINQRRESQRLQGRRARSSGAHRA; translated from the exons ATGGAAAAGTCATTGTGCATGTTGGCTGCAGTGATTTTTCTGGGAGTTTTTTTAGGTGCAGCCGGAGCGCTAATAGACGATGCAACAGCCCAGAGGTATTCATTATTCAACAACACAGCTACAACCGGGACTGTGAACAACTCTGTCACTGTGGAGGATCAGAGTCGAGACCGAGCCACTCCAACTACAGCAGAGACAAAGTTATCCACCACCGCTGGCACAGGGAAACAGCTGGAGacccaaaacacaaacaaagacagcgaagaagtcaacaacaacagcaaagaagaagaagaaaaaagagatgcCAGCAAAACAGAAGATAAGAAAACTCAACTGG ACTGTCCTCCCCTCGGCCTCGAGTCCCTGCGGGTCGACGACAGCCAGATCCAAGCCTCTTCCTACCAGCGGATGGGCCTGGGTGCTCACAGGGGACGGCTGAATATCCAG tctgGCATCGAGGACGGGGACATGTACGATGGAGCCTGGTGTGCAGACTACAAAGACCGGCACCAGTGGCTGGAGGTGGACGCTATCCACCTCACCCGGTTCACTGGAGTCATCCTGCAAGGCCGAAACTCCATCTGGAG TTGGGACTGGGTCCAAACctacaaagtgcagctgagtaACGACTCTGTGAACTGGCAAAGCTGCATGAACGGGACAGTAGAGGCG ATATTTGAAGGGAACCAGAATCCAGAGACTCCGGTGCTCGGACTCCTTCCTGTTCCCACTGTCGCACGTTTCATCCGCATCAACCCGCAGACCTGGTACCCCAACGGCACCATCTGCCTCCGGGCGGAGATACTCGGCTGTCGTGTTGACG ATCCATCTGACATCTACGCCTCAGAGCGAGATCCAGGATCGAAGGACGCTCTGGACTTCAGACAccacaactacaaagagatgaGAAAG CTCATGAAGTCTGTGACGGAGGAGTGTCCGGACATCACCCACATCTACACCATCGGGAAGAGCTACATGGGCTTCAAACTCTACGTCATGGAGATCTCAGACAACCCCGGCAAACACGAGCTCG GTGAGCCGGAGTTTCGCTATGTGGCGGGGATGCACGGGAACGAGGCTCTCGGTCGAGAGCTGGTCCTCAACCTCATGCAGTACTTATGCAGAGAATACAAGAAGGGCAACCAGCGCGTCGTACGACTGGTCACCGAGACACGGATTCACCTCCTGCCCTCCATGAACCCCGACGGATATGAAGCAGCTTACGAGAAG GGATCAGAGCTGGCCGGCTGGGCTGAAGGACGCTACAGCTTTGAAGGAATCGACATGAATCACAACTTTCCAGACCTGAACAACATCATGTGGGACGCCCAAGAGAAAGCAGAGGATCCATCCAAAGTCCCCAACCACTACATCCCCATCCCGGAGTACTACACCAAGGAAGATGCTACT GTTGCGCCGGAGACCCGCGCCGTCATCAGCTGGATGCAGGACATTCCCTTCGTGCTCAGCGCCAACCTCCACGGCGGAGAGCTGGTGGTGACGTATCCCTTCGACTGCACCCGAGACTGGGCCCCTCAGGAGGACACCCCCACGGCGGACGACGCTTTCTTCCGCTGGCTGGCCGCCGTCTACGCCTCCACTAACCTGGTGATGGCCAACCCCGACCGCCGCATCTGCCACTACGAGGACTTCCAGTCgcacaacaacatcatcaacgGAGGAGCCTGGCACACCGTCCCCGGCA GTATGAATGACTTCAGTTACCTGCACACCAACTGCTTCGAGGTGACGGTGGAGCTGTCCTGTGATAAGTTCCCTCACGCCAGTGAACTTCCCATCGAGTGGGAGAACAACAAGGAGTCTCTGCTGGTTTACATGGAGCAG GTTCACAGAGGGATTAAAGGTGTGGTGAGGGACAAGCTGACCAAACAGGGAATTGCAGATGCTATAATCAAGGTGGAGGATCACAACCACGACATCCGATCAG CTGCTGACGGAGACTACTGGCGTCTTCTGAACCCGGGCGAGTACAAGGTGGTGGTTTGGGCCGTGGGTTACTTCCCGTCCATGCGTCGGTGCCACGTTGGGTCGGAGCCACATCCCACCGTCTGTGACTTCACCCTCACCAAAACGCCCATTCAGAGGCTGAAGGACATCCGGGCCAAAGGAGGGAAGATCCCCCAGGACCTTCAGCTGCGTCTCCGCGCCCTCAGGCTCCGTAAGCTCCGCGCCAGCACCAAGGCCATCAACCAGCGCAGGGAGAGCCAGCGGCTGCAGGGGAGGAGAGCCCGGTCCTCTGGAGCCCACAGAGCATGA
- the hhipl2 gene encoding HHIP-like protein 2 has product MSRHCALFVCVCLYLSANFAGVLKTTVCGGEQNMNPLTSLGKCFVLIATNWPDGRQNWRQGAFSPGWSQAARRGARGANEAGADCGEAPPASAFAHTQHTHSRAHRLILKGEQTVEIFRGHTAKMTSTRDAALHPSGADHAALRAAAGPISSRKTPSLPEFILILSVMLLVPVQPASAHPQCLDFEPPFKPPWHLEFCTQYEQFGCCDQKMDNTIAERYWDIVEQLEVAGLELCSDMLKEVMCQECSPYAAHLYDAEDPYTPVRELPGLCFGYCSEFHGKCRHVVRYLTENQLLQDAAERDVSTFCSVVDLSDQDYCYPNVLKSSDLNSNLGQVVEDPRGCLQLCLTEVANNLRNPVLMLHSGDDTHRMFIAEQVGFVWVYLRDGSRLEQPFLDMSGEVLTTPWLGDERGFLGMAFHPKYRDNGRFFIYYSIQVNSKLEKVRISEMKVSDYDMNMADPYSERVILEIDEPAANHNGGQLLFGLDGYLYIFTGDGGKAGDPFGKYGNAQNKSALLGKVLRIDVEGSDSGGRRYGIPPGNPFLGDPDARPEVYAYGVRNMWRCSVDRGDPVSRYGRGRIFCGDVGQNRYEEIDIIVKGGNYGWRAKEGFECYDIKLCHNSSNDILPIFAYNHHVGKSVTGGSVYRGCESPNLNGLYIFGDFMSGRIMALEEDKTTGSWKERSVCMGDTKTCSFPGLINHHHKFIISFAEDEAGELYFLATAHPSATSPRGTVFKFMDPSRRAPPGKCKQKPLPVKVKGKKFPFVPRELTVLDTNEKPTRPPPRKFKLTTKAPATSSEVKATTAAASVTTRSSSALKWKSPDNKDRKNNRLKQRRKNKDPNKKEAKARAKKKTLQQKSRDQSETTSVIKSVSDKDKVKSKANQTDTDNEAPKASNSLNDNQSTQRRGNEHSSKSDLRKTV; this is encoded by the exons ATGTCTCGACACTGtgccctgtttgtgtgtgtgtgcctgtattTGTCTGCCAACTTCGCTGGGGTTCTGAAAACCACAGTTTGTGGTGGAGAGCAAAACATGAATCCATTAACTTCATTaggaaagtgttttgttttaattgcgACTAATTGGCCTGATGGGAGACAGAACTGGCGACAAGGTGCGTTTTCACCTGGCTGGAGTCAGGCGGCGAGGCGTGGGGCGAGGGGGGCAAATGAGGCAGGGGCTGACTGCGGGGAAGCCCCTCCAGCTTCAGCTTTTGCGCACACGCAACACACGCATTCACGTGCACACCGGCTCATACTTAAAGGAGAGCAAACAGTTGAAATCTTTCGGGGGCACACGGCAAAAATGACAAGCACGCGGGATGCTGCGCTCCATCCAAGCGGAGCTGACCACGCGGCTTTACGCGCCGCTGCAGGTCCGATCTCATCCAGGAAGACCCCGAGCCTTCCCGAGTTTATCCTGATCTTGTCAGTGATGTTACTCGTCCCGGTCCAGCCAGCATCAGCTCATCCTCAGTGCCTGGACTTCGAGCCACCTTTCAAACCTCCTTGGCACCTGGAGTTTTGCACACAGTACGAGCAGTTCGGCTGCTGTGACCAGAAAATGGACAACACGATCGCGGAGAGATACTGGGACATTGTTGAACAGTTGGAAGTGGCGGGTCTTGAGCTCTGTTCAGATATGTTGAAGGAAGTCATGTGCCAG GAGTGCTCTCCTTATGCCGCCCACCTTTATGATGCTGAGGACCCATACACACCTGTCAGAGAGCTACCTGGGCTTTGCTTTGGCTACTGTTCTGAGTTTCATGGCAAATGTCGCCATGTGGTGAGATATTTAACTGagaaccagctgctgcaggacgcCGCCGAGCGAGACGTGTCCACGTTCTGCAGCGTGGTCGACCTGTCGGACCAGGACTACTGCTACCCCAACGTTTTGAAGAGCTCTGACCTCAACAGCAACCTGGGGCAGGTGGTGGAAGACCCCAGaggctgtctccagctgtgccTGACCGAGGTGGCCAACAATCTGAGGAACCCTGTCCTGATGTTGCACAGCGGTGATGACACACACCGGATGTTCATTGCTGAACAGGTGGGCTTCGTGTGGGTTTACCTGCGTGACGGCAGCCGGCTGGAGCAGCCTTTCCTGGACATGAGCGGGGAGGTATTGACCACACCTTGGCTGGGGGATGAGAGGGGTTTCCTGGGCATGGCGTTCCACCCCAAGTACCGGGACAATGGACGCTTCTTCATCTACTACTCTATCCAGGTCAACAGCAAGCTGGAGAAAGTCAGAATCAGCGAGATGAAGGTGTCTGACTACGACATGAACATGGCTGATCCTTACTCAGAGAG GGTCATTTTAGAGATTGATGAGCCAGCTGCAAACCACAATGGAGGCCAGCTGCTGTTTGGTCTTGATGgatatttgtacattttcactGGAGATGGTGGAAAAGCCGGGGATCCGTTTGGGAAGTATGGCAACGCGCAAAACAA GAGCGCTCTGTTGGGCAAAGTGCTCCGCATTGATGTGGAGGGAAGTGACTCCGGCGGGAGGCGGTACGGGATCCCTCCCGGTAACCCGTTCCTCGGTGACCCGGATGCCCGGCCAGAGGTGTATGCATATGGGGTCAGAAACATGTGGCGATGCTCTGTGGACCGCGGAGACCCCGTCAGCCGCTACGGCAGAGGAAGGATATTCTGTGGAGATGTCGGTCAAAACCGCTACGAGGAGATCGACATTATTGTGAAGGGAGGAAACTACGGCTGGAGGGCCAAAGAGGGTTTCGAGTGCTACGATATCAAACTGTGCCACAACTCCTCCA ACGACATCCTGCCTATATTCGCATATAATCATCATGTTGGGAAGTCTGTGACGGGGGGGTCTGTGTACAGAGGATGTGAATCACCCAATCTGAACGGCCTGTACATTTTTGGAGACTTCATGAGCGG TCGAATAATGGCGTTAGAGGAAGATAAGACGACAGGAAGCTGGAAAGaaaggagtgtgtgtatgggtgaTACGAAGACGTGCTCTTTTCCCGGACTCATCAATCATCACCACAAGTTCATCATCTCGTTCGCTGAAGATGAAGCAG gGGAACTGTATTTTCTGGCCACAGCTCACCCCAGTGCCACGTCTCCTCGTGGAACCGTTTTCAAATTTATGGATCCCTCCAG GAGAGCTCCTCCGGGGAAATGTAAGCAGAAGCCACTTCCTGTCAAAGTCAAGGGGAAAAAGTTTCCATTTGTGCCCAGGGAAC TGACTGTGCTGGACACGAATGAAAAACCTACGAGACCACCACCAAGAAAATTCAAACTCACCACCAAAGCGCCGGCGACGAGCAGCGAGGTCAAAGCTACGACGGCTGCAGCCAGTGTGACGACGAGGAGCTCTTCTGCGCTGAAGTGGAAATCACCTGataacaaagacaggaagaacaATAGATTGAAACAacggaggaaaaacaaagatccGAACAAGAAGGAGGCTAAAGCACGAGCGAAAAAGaaaactctgcagcagaaaTCCAGGGATCAGTCAGAAACGACCAGTGTGATAAAGTCTGTCAGTGACAAAGATAAAGTAAAATCAAAGGCCAATCAAACCGACACAGATAATGAGGCTCCAAAAGCCTCTAACAGCCTGAATGACAATCAGTCCACACAAAGAAGAGGAAACGAGCACAGCAGCAAATCAGACCTGAGAAAAACAGTGTAA
- the zmp:0000000662 gene encoding RING finger protein 145: MPRLEEVANVALRVPSILVLDLLYKCDIEGLTEHLKAKNEDMLFKYKYVIWNMYYLGHLINVVVLVLPLRHIVTLYLHILAALLLYMGHQISKDYVREELHYGYEGAVYLDSLSFNRFVSAMTSQIILSTLCAFLMKTRKVWLFSAHMLPLLARLCAAPHATLLTVNTFSMGLTGSGIAMFLLSNLFVPYRLARAAYSELLQVEVIELYRLLAVGISLWNQFAVPLLFSVFWFVLFVVQLCSDAMSGTSAAHQGIMLFLLTSVSECCATPYSLLGLTFVVSYLALGLLNLCKFYLGGYAAVQNENVMHRGVTEGVTLLLLALQTGLLDMQALQRTFLLSIILFIVVTSTLQSMIEITDPIILALGASRNRSLWKHFRGLSMCLLLLVFPVFMAYKISQFFHMDFWLLILVSSCMLTSLQVTGTMLIYSLFMVELFRSDPIESLDEVIYWVNAVSRVLEFVVALCVVAYGTWESLFGEWSWMGASVIIIHSYFNVWLRGQSGWRSFLLRQEAAKKINSLPKATAQQLQQHNDVCSICFQEMSSAVITSCRHFFHGNCLRKWLYVQDTCPMCHQTVRPAPQGHSEASGDAPAERYAGPDPAAQEGNQIQDNGAHQETQIDDVTPDPSEQEKERESSEDGACGTDDGDQPDELHTKAAQGLRFSSSGDFVGFVHPASSCSSGAISSSPVLLGKTSPNMHNPGEESGNDSLPPSTPNNVNTMKDQSDSEGAGLEDGATFCLRVPQNNNGEHDSCDGKHKSWNSFDSPESNNADQTPEAVSRGAGRVCSQTFVESCNENSEVLDCIEDPQSHKRNNTYSDLDLEPVPQSSRLSSAVDAPFSCISTDNSD; the protein is encoded by the exons ATGCCTCGCCTGGAAGAGGTGGCCAACGTTGCCCTCAGGGTGCCGAGCATACTGGTGCTGGACCTGCTCTATAAATGTGACATTGAAGGTTTAACAGAGCATCTCAAGGCCAAAAATGAAGACATGCTcttcaaatacaaatatgtCATCTGGAACATGTACTACCTTG gTCATCTGATAAACGTGGTGGTGTTGGTTTTGCCATTGAGACACATTGTGACGCTCTACCTCCATATCCTCGCTGCCCTCCTCCTCTACATGGGGCATCAGATTTCGAA ggATTATGTTCGTGAAGAGCTGCATTATGGATATGAAGGAGCAGTGTATCTCGACTCTCTGTCCTTCAACAGATTTGTCTCTGCAATGACGA GTCAGATTATTCTCAGCACGCTGTGTGCCTTCCTGATGAAGACCAGAAAGGTGTGGTTGTTCTCCGCTCACATGCTCCCCCTGCTGGCCAGACTCTGCGCTGCTCCTCACGCCACGCTGCTAACCGTCAACACTTTCTCCATGGGACTGACCGGCTCGGGGATCGCCATGTTCCTCCTCTCAAATCTGTTCGTGCCATATCGTCTCGCGAGGGCTGCCTATTCCGAGCTGCTTCAGGTGGAG GTGATCGAACTGTACAGACTTCTGGCTGTGGGAATCTCTCTGTGGAACCAGTTTGCCGTCCCACTGCTCTTCAGTGTCTTCTGGTTTGTTCTGTTCGTCGTCCAGCTCTGCTCAGACGCCATGTCTGGCACCTCGGCGGCCCATCAGGGAATCATGTTGTTCCTGCTCACAAG TGTTTCTGAATGTTGTGCCACACCGTACTCTCTTCTGGGTCTGACCTTCGTGGTGTCCTATCTGGCTCTCGGGCTGCTCAACCTATGCAAGTTCTACCTGGGAGGTTACGCAGCTGTTCAGAATGAGAATGTCATGCACAG AGGCGTGACTGAGGGCGTCACTCTGCTCCTGCTCGCCCTCCAGACGGGTCTGTTAGATATGCAGGCGCTGCAGCGCACCTTCCTCCTCagcatcatcctcttcatcgtGGTCACTTCCACGCTGCAGTCAATGATCGAAATCACAGATCCAATCATTCTAGCTTTGGGTGCATCCCGCAACAG GAGTCTGTGGAAACACTTCCGTGGCCTCAGCATGTGTCTGCTCCTGCTGGTTTTCCCAGTGTTCATGGCTTATAAAATCTCCCAGTTCTTCCACATGGACTTCTGGCTCCTTATACTGGTTTCCAGTTGCATGCTGACTTCCCTTCAG GTTACAGGCACAATGCTGATCTACTCCCTCTTCATGGTGGAGCTGTTTCGCAGCGACCCGATTGAGAGTCTGGATGAAGTGATCTACTGGGTGAACGCCGTCAGCAGGGTGCTGGAGTTCGTGGTGGCGCTCTGCGTGGTGGCTTACGGCACCTGGGAGTCGCTGTTCGGGGAGTGGAGCTGGATGGGCGCCTCCGTCATTATCATCCACTCTTACTTCAACGTTTGGCTCAGAGGTCAGTCCGGCTGGAGGAGCTTCCTgctcagacaggaagcagctaAGAAGATCAACTCGCTCCCCAAAGCCACggctcagcagctgcagcagcacaacgACGTCTGCTCCATCTGCTTCCAG GAAATGAGCTCTGCTGTGATCACCTCCTGTAGACATTTCTTCCATGGCAACTGCCTCCGCAAGTGGCTGTATGTGCAGGACACCTGCCCCATGTGCCACCAAACAGTCAGACCCGCCCCACAAGGTCACAGCGAGGCTTCGGGTGACGCTCCAGCAGAGAGATACGCAGGACCAGATCCGGCCGCACAGGAGGGGAATCAAATCCAGGACAATGGTGCACACCAAGAGACGCAGATCGACGATGTGACTCCCGATCCCAGCGAGCAGGAGAAGGAGCGGGAAAGCTCTGAGGATGGAGCTTGTGGGACAGATGATGGAGACCAGCCAGATGAACTTCACACGAAGGCCGCTCAGGGTCTTCGTTTCAGCTCCAGTGGAGACTTTGTTGGATTTGTCCACCCGGCGTCAAGCTGCTCTTCAGGGGCCATTTCTAGTTCCCCTGTGCTGCTGGGAAAAACTTCTCCTAATATGCACAACCCAGGTGAGGAAAGTGGTAACGACTCATTACCGCCATCCACGCCTAATAATGTGAATACAATGAAGGACCAATCCGACTCTGAAGGAGCGGGACTTGAAGACGGTGCTACTTTCTGTCTTAGAGTGCCACAGAACAACAACGGCGAACATGACAGCTGTGATGGGAAGCATAAATCATGGAACAGCTTTGATTCGCCAGAATCAAACAATGCTGATCAAACTCCTGAGGCTGTCTCACGTGGTGCAGGCCGTGTCTGTAGCCAAACATTTGTCGAATCATGTAATGAAAACTCAGAAGTATTAGACTGCATTGAGGATCCTCAAAGTCATAAACGTAATAATACATATTCAGACTTGGACCTGGAACCTGTCCCACAGTCGTCCCGGCTGTCCTCCGCTGTGGACGCCCCCTTCTCTTGCATAAGCACAGACAACAGTGACTGA
- the wdr32 gene encoding LOW QUALITY PROTEIN: DDB1- and CUL4-associated factor 10 (The sequence of the model RefSeq protein was modified relative to this genomic sequence to represent the inferred CDS: inserted 1 base in 1 codon) yields the protein MSSEHQSASEDADESQDRPNGGSVSDKEEDPDIDDSEEEDDIARGVTPSMPGSSGDRPERSSRSPASEDREPRGEPTAAPQTGSGGVSGSDTDSGSGSGSGRGNSLFSWLQSRTIRRGVFVDPARDNFRTMTSLYCSMNPAVESVNLSTQTHGAVFNLEYSPDGSVLTVACEQTEVLLFDPISSRHIKTLTEAHEDCVNNIRFLDNRLFATCSDDTTIALWDLRKLNSKVCSLHGHASWVKNIEYDTNTRLLVTSGFDGNVITWDTNRFTEDGCPHKKFFHTRYLMRMRLTPDCSKMLISTSSGYLLILHDLDLTQSLEVGSYRMLRARRTPLSSDGGTSASRSAGTPRQGNDSSKIHPHREGLSPRNSLEVLTPEIPGERDXGNCITSLQLHPKGWATLIRCSSNMDDQEWTCVYEFQEGAPTRPLVSPRCSLRLTHYIEEANVGRGYIKELCFSPDGRLICSPYGYGVRLLAFDESCGELADCLPVQTSCLREIRSIYSHSDVVLTTKFSPTHCQLASGCLSGRVALYQPKF from the exons ATGAGCTCGGAGCATCAGAGCGCGAGCGAGGACGCCGACGAGTCGCAGGACAGGCCCAACGGTGGTAGCGTCTCCGACAAAGAGGAAGACCCTGACATCGACGACTCggaggaggaagatgacatCGCTCGTGGGGTTACACCGTCGATGCCCGGGAGCAGCGGAGACCGGCCGGAGCGCAGCTCAAGGTCCCCGGCGTCGGAGGACCGGGAGCCCCGCGGCGAACCGACCGCCGCGCCGCAGACAGGGAGCGGCGGGGTCTCCGGCAGCGACACAgacagcggcagcggcagcggcagcggcagggGGAATAGTCTGTTTTCCTGGCTGCAGAGCAGGACTATTAGACGAGGGGTGTTTGTAGACCCAGCTAGGGATAACTTCAGGACAATGACCAGTTTGTACTGCTCCATGAATCCGGCTGTGGAGTCTGTCAACCTGAGCACACAGACCCACGGTGCGGTGTTCAACCTGGAGTACTCCCCGGACGG GTCTGTGCTGACTGTGGCCTGCGAGCAGACTGAAGTCCTGCTGTTTGATCCCATCTCATCCAGACACATCAAAACCCTGACGGAGGCCCACGAGGACTGCGTCAACAACATAAG GTTTCTGGACAATCGTTTGTTTGCCACCTGCTCTGACGACACCACAATTGCATTATGGGATCTCCGTAAGCTGAACTCGAAGGTTTGCTCCTTGCACGGCCACGCCAGCTGGGTGAAAAACATCGAGTACGACACCAACACTCGGCTCCTCGTCACGTCTGGCTTCGACGGCAACGTCATCACATGGGACACTAACAG gTTTACGGAGGATGGCTGCCCGCACAAAAAGTTCTTCCACACTCGCTACCTGATGAGGATGCGTCTGACGCCCGACTGTTCCAAGATGCTCATCTCCACTTCCTCAGGATACCTGCTCATCCTGCACGACCTGGACCTCACGCAGTCCCTGGAGGTGGGGAGCTACCGCATGCTGCGAGCGCGACGGACTCCCCTCAGCTCAG ACGGAGGCACATCAGCGTCCAGGTCAGCTGGAACTCCTCGCCAGGGAAACGACTCCAGTAAGATCCACCCTCACAGAGAAG gTCTTTCTCCCCGGAACAGTCTGGAGGTTTTGACTCCAGAGATCCCCGGAGAGAGGG CGGGGAACTGCATCacctccctgcagctccacccGAAAGGCTGGGCCACGCTCATCCGCTGCTCCAGCAACATGGACGACCAGGAG tgGACGTGCGTGTATGAGTTCCAGGAGGGAGCGCCCACTCGCCCCCTCGTCTCCCCCCGCTGCTCCCTCCGCCTCACCCACTACATCGAGGAGGCCAATGTGGGGCGGGGCTACATCAAGGAGCTGTGTTTCAGCCCGGACGGACGGCTCATCTGCTCGCCGTACGGCTACGGCGTCCGCCTGCTGGCCTTCGACGAGAGCTGCGGCGAGCTGGCCGACTGCCTGCCCGTCCAGACCAGCTGCCTCAGGGAGATCCGCTCCATCTACTCGCACAGCGACGTGGTGCTCACCACCAAGTTCTCCCCAACACACTGCCAGCTGGCCTCCGGCTGCCTCAGCGGACGCGTGGCCCTTTACCAGCCCAAGTTTTAG